The following are encoded together in the Hemicordylus capensis ecotype Gifberg chromosome 4, rHemCap1.1.pri, whole genome shotgun sequence genome:
- the CAMK1G gene encoding calcium/calmodulin-dependent protein kinase type 1G isoform X2, translated as MGHKQEEEGSSWKKQTNNIRKTFIFMEALGSGAFSEVFLVKHRASGKLFALKCIKKSPVTRDSNLENEIAVLNKIKHENIVTLEDIYESTTHFYLVMQLVSGGELFDRILERGVYTEKDASIVIQQVLGAVHYLHENGIVHRDLKPENLLYLTPEDDSKIMITDFGLSKMEQNGIMSTACGTPGYVAPEVLEQKPYSKAVDCWSIGVITYILLCGYPPFYEETESKLFEKIREGYFEFESPFWDDISESDGVCKGTPFAAPSSASFVSGGSLPGSGSREDRKVPGKHLQHVPSSLAAGSHAAGGALWAKHRPVADGGSSCTGSHHYKMTKDFICHLLEKDPNERFTCEKALRHPWIAGNTALHRDIYPSVSAQIQKNFAKSKWKQAFNAAAVVHHMKKLHMNCHHPGANAESSLPLIQVQNASRPTTPSVTSQEQPNQDVSTLIPVSLSQNTSDLSDQSSKTTGSKCLDGLVSKPLPIDASTAAEDHQNPPNRPPFGCPAACGTHEKVKTTFCSESVLLKRGAKPQ; from the exons AGGTGCCTTTTCGGAAGTTTTCCTGGTGAAGCACAGAGCCAGTGGCAAGCTTTTTgctttaaaatgcattaaaaagtcACCAGTCACCCGAGACAGCAATCTAGAGAATGAAATAGCTGTGCTGAACAA AATAAAGCATGAAAATATAGTAACTCTGGAGGACATTTATGAGAGCACGACCCACTTTTATCTGGTCATGCAGCT AGTGTCTGGAGGAGAATTATTTGACCGTATTTTAGAACGAGGTGTTTACACTGAAAAAGATGCAAGTATTGTAATTCAGCAAGTCCTGGGAGCTGTGCATTATCTTCATGAGAATGGGATAGTCCACCGGGACCTGAAG CCTGAAAACCTGCTCTATCTAACTCCCGAGGACGACTCCAAAATCATGATCACAGACTTTGGATTGTCCAAAATGGAACAGAATGGCATCATGTCTACAGCATGTGGAACTCCAGGTTATGTTG CTCCGGAGGTACTAGAACAGAAGCCATACAGCAAAGCTGTGGATTGCTGGTCCATAGGCGTCATTACCTACATCCT CCTGTGTGGTTACCCTCCTTTCTATGAAGAAACAGAGTCCAAGCTGTTTGAGAAGATCAGAGAGGGCTACTTTGAATTTGAGTCTCCGTTTTGGGATGATATCTCTGAATCAG atGGGGTGTGCAAGGGCACGCCTTTTGctgcgccttcttctgcatcttttgTGAGTGGCGGCAGTCTGccgggcagtggcagcagggaagaCAGGAAAGTGCCTGGCAAGCACCTTCAGCATGTGCCTTCCTCACTTGCCGCTGGATCACATGCCGCTGGGGGAGCCCTCTGGGCCAAGCACAGGCCCGTGGCAGATGGTGGGAGCTCGTGCACTGGTAGCCACCACTACAAAATGA CCAAGGATTTCATCTGCCACTTATTGGAGAAGGATCCAAATGAGAGATTTACCTGTGAGAAAGCCCTCAGGCACCCCTG GATTGCTGGAAACACAGCACTCCACCGTGACATATATCCATCTGTCAGTGCACAGATCCAGAAAAACTTTGCAAAGAGCAAATGGAAG CAAGCCTTCAATGCTGCGGCAGTTGTTCACCACATGAAGAAGCTCCACATGAACTGCCACCATCCAGGAGCCAATGCTGAAAGTAGTCTCCCACTCATTCAAGTGCAAAATGCATCGAGGCCCACCACTCCATCAGTCACCAGCCAGGAACAGCCAAACCAAGATGTCAGTACTTTGATCCCTGTGTCACTAAGCCAGAATACTTCAGACCTTTCTGACCAAAGCAGCAAGACAACAGGCAGCAAGTGTTTGGATGGCCTGGTTAGCAAGCCCCTCCCCATCGATGCCAGCACAGCCGCGGAAGACCACCAGAACCCTCCAAACAGACCTCCTTTTGGCTGCCCTGCAGCATGTGGGACACATGAGAAAGTGAAGACAACCTTTTGCTCTGAGTCGGTACTTCTCAAAAGAGGAGCCAAGCCCCAGTAG